TCGGTCTGGTAGACCGTGACCAGCAGGCGCTCGGCCGGCAGCTTCCAGACCTTGGTCAGCAGCTCCCAGGCCCAGGCGATGGCGTCTTCCTTGAAGTAATCGCCGAACGACCAGTTGCCCAGCATTTCGAAGAAGGTGTGATGACGCGCGGTGTAGCCGACCTGGTCCAGGTCGTTGTGCTTGCCGCCGGCACGCAGGCAGCGCTGCACGTCGGCCGCGCGCACGTAGCCGAGCTTCTCGCTGCCCAGGAAGACGTTCTTGAACTGGACCATGCCCGAGTTGGTGAACAGCAAGGTCGGGTCGTTGGCCGGCACCAAAGGCGCCGACGGCACGATGGTGTGACCCTTGCCGCGGAAGAACTCGAGGAAATCGCTGCGGATTTCGTTGGTGGTTTTCATGCCTGACGCGCGAACTCGATGGGACCGGGCCGGACTGGCGGTCTCCAAGCCCGTGCCCTCACGATGGGGGCGTCGACTGGAACAGGCAACCCAAAACCCGAAAGCCGCGTAGCCTAACAGGCTCCGGCCCCGGTTGCGCGGGTTTGAGCAAGCGGTTTCAGCCGCGCGTCAGTCGTCGGGGTCGAAACGGGTCGCGTTTCGGATGCTGTCGCCGTCGTAGCCCCGGCGCAGCAGGAAATCGGCGGCCTTGCGGCGCAGGGCCGGGTCCTGGGTGGCGGCCTCGCCGAAACGCCGGCGGACCAGGTCGCGGGCATTGGACAGCCAGTCGCCGTCGTAGGCGGCCATGGCCTGGGCCACGGCCTCGCTGCCCAGGCCGTGGGTGCCCAGTTCGGCGCGGATACGGATGGGGCCATAGCCATTGTTGGCGCGGCTGCGGACCAGGCTGTCGGCGAATCGGGCATCGTCCTGCCAGCCCAGCCCGGACAGCTTGTCGATCGCGGTCTCGACCTCGCCGGCGTCCATGCCGCGCGAGGTGAGCTTGCGTTGCAGCTCCTTCCTGGAGTGCTCGCGCCGGGTCAGCAGACCGATGGCGCGTTGGGTGGCGTCGAGCCCGCGCGGGCCGCCGCGGCCGCGCCGGCCGGAGGCCGGTTCCGTACCCCGCTCGCTACCCGGCGCCGACGAGGAGGCGGCGTTGGGTTCGGGGGACGGACGGCCTTCGGACTGGCTGTCTTCGAACAGGCTGCCAGGCGGCAGCGGGTCGTCGTACGGCGGACGGTCGCGCATGGCTTAGAGACGCCGGTCTAGGGCACCGGCCGCCCAGAGGCCGGCGCGCCGGACTCAGTCGTCCAGACCTTCGGAATCGTCCTCGTCGCGCTTGGCCTCGGCCGGCACGAACTTCTCGCGCAGGGCGGCCTCGAGCTTGGCGGCGACGTCGGGGTTCTCCTTCAGGTACTGGCGGGCGTTTTCCTTGCCCTGACCGATGCGTTCGTCGCCATGGCTGTACCAGGCGCCGGACTTCTCGACCAGCTTGGCCTCCACGCCCATGTCGATCAGCTCACCCTCGCGCGAGATGCCTTCGCCGTAGAGGATTTCGGTGACGATCTGCTTGAACGGAGGCGCCATCTTGTTCTTGACGACCTTGATCTTGGTCTGGTTGCCGATGATCTCGTCGCCCTTCTTGATCGCGCCGATGCGGCGGATATCCAGGCGCACCGAGGCGTAGAACTTGAGCGCGTTGCCGCCGGTGGTGGTTTCCGGGCTCTGGCCGGGCATCATCACGCCGATCTTCATGCGCAGCTGGTTGATGAAGATCACCAGCACGTTGGAGCGCTTGATGTTGCCGGTGAGCTTGCGCAGCGCCTGCGACATCAGCCGGGCCTGCAGGCCCGGCAGCTGGTCGCCCATCTCGCCTTCGATTTCGGCCTTGGGCGTGAGCGCGGCGACCGAGTCGACCACGACCATGTCCACCGCGGCCGAGCGCACCAGCATGTCGGCGATTTCCAGCGCCTGCTCGCCGGTGTCGGGCTGCGAAACCAGCAGGTCGTCGATGTTGACGCCCAGCTTGGCCGCGTAGATCGGGTCCAGCGCATGCTCGGCGTCGATGAAGGCGGCGGTGCCGCCGTTCTTCTGGCACTGGGCGATGGCCTGCAGGGTCAGGGTGGTCTTGCCCGAGGACTCGGGACCATAGATCTCGACCACGCGGCCCTTGGGCAGGCCGCCGATGCCCAGGGCGATGTCGAGCATCAGCGAACCGGTGCCGATGACCTCGGCCGCTTCGACCGCGCGGTCGCCCATGCGCATCACCGAGCCCTTACCGAACTGCTTTTCGATCTGGCCCAGGGCGGCCTGGAGCGCGCGCTTCTTGTTCTCGTCCATCGTGGTGTCCTTGAAGGGGGTTTCGTGTTGGAAGGCAATGTAGGGGACGCGGATCGCAGAGGCTGAGACCGCAGCGCCCGGCAACAAAATTATTTCGGCGGACCCTGCCCGCGCTGCCGGCGCGATGCCCGCGCGGGGGTAGGAATTCGCCCCGCCGCGGCCGCGGACTTGTCCGTAGCGCTCACCGGTTCGGCCGCACCAGGCCGCAGTACAGGCCTTCGATGGCGAAGTCCTGATCCGGCCGCACCTCGATGGCCGCGTAGTCGGGATTGCGCGGCAGCAGGCGGATGCGGTCCTTGCCGACCTTGAGCAGCTTGACCGTGATCTCGTCGTCGATGCGCGCGACCACGATCTGACCCGAGCGCGCGTCGCCGGTGCGGTGCACGCCGATCAGGTCGCCGTCGA
The sequence above is a segment of the Lysobacter silvisoli genome. Coding sequences within it:
- the recX gene encoding recombination regulator RecX, with the protein product MRDRPPYDDPLPPGSLFEDSQSEGRPSPEPNAASSSAPGSERGTEPASGRRGRGGPRGLDATQRAIGLLTRREHSRKELQRKLTSRGMDAGEVETAIDKLSGLGWQDDARFADSLVRSRANNGYGPIRIRAELGTHGLGSEAVAQAMAAYDGDWLSNARDLVRRRFGEAATQDPALRRKAADFLLRRGYDGDSIRNATRFDPDD
- the recA gene encoding recombinase RecA, which gives rise to MDENKKRALQAALGQIEKQFGKGSVMRMGDRAVEAAEVIGTGSLMLDIALGIGGLPKGRVVEIYGPESSGKTTLTLQAIAQCQKNGGTAAFIDAEHALDPIYAAKLGVNIDDLLVSQPDTGEQALEIADMLVRSAAVDMVVVDSVAALTPKAEIEGEMGDQLPGLQARLMSQALRKLTGNIKRSNVLVIFINQLRMKIGVMMPGQSPETTTGGNALKFYASVRLDIRRIGAIKKGDEIIGNQTKIKVVKNKMAPPFKQIVTEILYGEGISREGELIDMGVEAKLVEKSGAWYSHGDERIGQGKENARQYLKENPDVAAKLEAALREKFVPAEAKRDEDDSEGLDD